The Euwallacea fornicatus isolate EFF26 chromosome 3, ASM4011564v1, whole genome shotgun sequence genome has a segment encoding these proteins:
- the LOC136350512 gene encoding VWFA and cache domain-containing protein 1, translated as MDPIPKVTILMLLLSYLCYFCPGSVDIRDVSNKIRLDVNLLKNEELGVPFIEKLFRNFKNAPNSTNPVSSHVKTIVQKLEDKINHIFLGMENASQLLEDLRVNNIQALSTLLPCLSEKKDALDILIGSSFINKSNINDFLGTKYILHQMKRNISQHKPLSFALKQQYFISEQDIKHRQYSQLSECTGHDESLIWKNYMVHQKYVRKNVVLVLDHGGSLSKRQLQIAKLIAKEMLASLQETDRVTLIAVASDWSYPERECPNGKNFVQNASLQDAKSSYLSHLNSFIDSLVKGSGATNHVIGMQKAIDVLLKTPNLSKNDVTVITYISRGLLSSLTEARSVLKVIAQQTDFIHWPIYIHTCAVIDELKPIMYETHFLRDIADQNFTKHNISYVAHDFRHPGYMLTVNKTDDIGFVVNRFYSVFNTDNLFSTDKKISLPYWDPQTGDFTVSFTSGSQLENGGNFNMLGTDVYFSNLVEDITYYSSNQQYSYAFLTDMHGRVLVHPSILRPSVVNHQLFFVDIKLIEVVPDIELLRTRMLSEVSGNFITKNNASETMEYTWMRVGQEYVVCIVLNRNFGMFNNPFKAPPSTSVRKLLYQNLDGSENHKFCRHLSQIATLDVASLYLSRSCFQSPFLASRTSQGGLVDQGYLAYLKDETGMLINPGLKKEVKDEVIALGHISDFLRKKHLSSEMSKYIVRRYVSSFSGVLQMFPGSVLTNGLETTKRLWFIRALQHPDKTIFIPPYLDKGGAGYIVTVAYATSQLVVAVDLTYGYMLKMLLKYMPYCMNEKVTCFLIDDQGYIIYHRNLTDLNGARPVEQQHIVHRESLVANDILNHKLFIKKLLCNDYADNTIQRFYRLNTSFTGDLANHVPGEHCVTYHITSVQGTNIFVGVVNASCDVLPAFCPCSIVDRLCLNCNRMEQKECECPCECPLVSETSSCQGINQNLTDNLPCKWIAEETSSVEASFTIDIDNSLEPCFPINCQNERSLSECMGVLGCEWCRYDINGENLKKPFCSAIATCFNGVYGLNTPYRNDAPGVPPVSESEYSPLGPILGLIIAMFMLFILLYICYRSYTNPSVDRLYLSSTQDQLRMSDLNVNETFHDSGNHRDKLLKEDLPAPSPYCVPSNYRRNNAAAESDHGYSTMTPHEESEHLSLAPMEADSLEDDLMSDSTSVNTSVSTKNNPSHVVSPIFTKIPQRNCVVVPVTVHRNMEAT; from the exons ATGGATCCAATACCAAAAGTTACTATTTTGATGTTATTGTTATCctatttgtgttatttttgtcCAGGTAGTGTAGATATTAGAGATGTGTCTAATAAAATAAGGTTGGacgtaaatttattgaaaaatgaggAATTAGGCGTCCCATTCATTGAG AAATTGTTTCgcaactttaaaaatgcaCCTAATTCAACAAATCCAGTGTCTTCCCATGTTAAAACCATCGTTCAAAAGCTGGAAGATAAAATTAACCACATATTTTTGGGCATGGAGAATGCCAGCCAGCTTTTGGAAGATTTAAGGGTAAACAACATACAAGCTTTGTCGACATTGTTACCTTGCCTTAGTGAGAAAAAAGATGCATTAGATATATTGATTGGAAGtagctttattaataaaagcaATATTAATGACTTTTTGGGAACAAAATACA ttttacatcaaatgaaaagaaatatcTCTCAACACAAACCACTTTCGTTTGCTCTGAAACAACAATATTTCATATCAGAACAAGACATAAAGCACAGACAGTACTCCCAGTTGTCAGAGTGTACTGGTCATGATGAATCATtgatatggaaaaattatatggtTCATCAAAAGTATGtgagaaaaaatgttgttttggTTCTTGACCATGGAGGATCTTTGAGTAAGAGGCAActgcaaattgcaaaattgatAG CTAAGGAAATGCTGGCATCACTCCAGGAAACTGACAGAGTTACTTTGATAGCTGTTGCTTCAGACTGGAGTTATCCTGAAAGAGAATGTCCAAATGGAaagaattttgttcaaaatgcaTCATTACAAGATGCAAAATCATCATATTTATCACATTTGAATAGTTTCATCGATTCTCTTGTTAAGGGCAGTG GTGCAACCAATCATGTTATTGGAATGCAAAAAGCCATTGATGTTCTTTTAAAAACTcctaatttatcaaaaaatgatgTCACTGTTATTACGTACATTAGTCGAGGCTTACTGTCTTCCCTTACTGAAGCTCGGAgcgttttaaaagttattgcTCAGCAGACTGATTTCATTCATTGGCCAATTTATATTCACACATGTGCAGTAATTGACG aatTAAAGCCTATAATGTATGAAACGCATTTTTTGCGTGACATAGCAGATCAAAACTTTACCAAGCACAATATTTCCTATGTGGCACACGATTTTAGACATCCTGGTTACATGTTAACTGTTAATAAGACTGATGATATAGGCTTTGTTGTAAATAGATTTTATAGCGTTTTTAATACGGACAATCTATTTAGTACTGAtaagaaaatttctttgcctTATTGGGATCCTCAGACGGGAG ATTTCACCGTATCATTTACAAGTGGCTCTCAGTTAGAGAACGGTGGAAATTTTAACATGCTTGGTACcgatgtttatttttcaaatcttgtGGAAGATATAACTTATTACAGCAGCAATCAACAGTATTCTTATGCATTTTTGACTGACATGCATGGCCGAGTGTTAGTTCACCCGTCCATTTTACGTCCATCGGTCGTTAACCACCAATTATTCTTTGTCGATATTAAGCTAATCGAAGTTGTACCTGATATTGAGCTACTACGCACAAGAATGCTGTCCGAAGTTAGTGGAaactttattacaaaaaataatgccAGTGAAACG ATGGAATATACATGGATGAGAGTCGGACAAGAATACGTTGTCTGCATTGTTCTAAACCGGAATTTTGGTATGTTTAATAACCCATTCAAAGCACCTCCTAGCACATCTGTGAGAAAACTACTGTATCAAAATTTGGATGGATCAGAAAATCACAAATTCTGCAGGCATCTCTCTCAAATTGCTACATTAG ACGTAGCTTCTTTATATCTCAGCCGCTCGTGCTTCCAATCGCCATTTTTGGCGTCTAGAACGTCCCAAGGTGGTTTAGTAGACCAAGGTTACTTGGCTTACTTAAAGGATGAGACTGGGATGTTAATAAATCCAGGATTAAAGAAAGAAGTTAAAGATGAAGTTATTGCCTTGGGCCACATTTCCGACTTTTTGCGTAAAAAACATTTGTCATCAGAAATGTCCAAGTACATTGTGAGGCGATATGTATCGTCATTTAGTGGGGTGCTTCAGATGTTCCCTGGAAGTGTCTTGACAAACGGGTTGGAAACCACCAAAAGGTTGTGGTTCATACGAGCGTTGCAGCATCCCGATAAGACAATTTTTATTCCCCCGTATTTGGATAAAGGAGGGGCGGGTTATATAGTGACTGTAGCTTACGCTACCTCGCAACTTGTGGTGGCTGTGGATCTCACTTATGGCTATATGCTGAAGATGCTCTTAAAATACATGCCTTATTGCATGAATGAGAAAGTAACTTGTTTTCTCATCGACGATCAGGGCTATATAATTTATCATAGAAATTTAACGGACCTCAATGGAGCCCGACCGGTGGAACAACAACATATTGTGCACAGAGAATCGTTAGTAGCCAACGATATTTTGAATCACAAActattcattaaaaaacttttgtgcAATGACTATGCCGACAATACGATACAACGATTTTATAGACTGAACACGAGCTTTACCGGCGATTTGGCCAATCACGTTCCCGGGGAGCATTGTGTTACTTATCACATCACCTCAGTGCAAGGGACGAATATATTCGTAGGTGTTGTAAACGCTTCCTGTGATGTTCTTCCCGCCTTCTGTCCTTGTAGTATAGTTGATCGTTTGTGTTTGAACTGCAATCGTATGGAACAAAAAGAGTGTGAATGTCCGTGTGAATGTCCGCTAGTGTCGGAAACCAGTTCTTGCCAAGGTATCAATCAAAACTTGACTGATAATTTGCCATGTAAGTGGATCGCCGAGGAAACTTCATCTGTTGAAGCCAGTTTTACTATTGACATAGATAATAGTTTGGAACCTTGTTTTCCCATTAATTGTCAGAACGAGAGGTCTCTCTCGGAGTGCATGGGAGTTCTTGGTTGTGAGTGGTGCAGGTACGACATTAACGgcgagaatttaaaaaaacctttttgctCTGCTATCGCCACTTGCTTTAACGGTGTTTACGGCTTGAACACTCCTTATAGAAATGACGCGCCGGGAGTGCCTCCCGTTAGTGAATCCGAATATTCCCCTTTAGGCCCCATCTTGGGGCTAATAATAGCAATGTTTatgctttttattttattgtatatttgttaCCGCTCGTACACCAATCCCTCAGTAGACAGGTTATACCTGTCTTCAACTCAAGATCAATTGAGAATGAGCGatttaaatgttaatgaaACTTTTCATGATTCGGGGAATCATAgggataaattattaaaagaagaTCTACCCGCGCCTTCGCCTTATTGCGTTCCGAGTAACTATAGGAGGAACAATGCAGCGGCTGAATCGGATCATGGGTATTCAACGATGACCCCCCATGAAGAGTCGGAACACCTTTCTTTAGCTCCCATGGAAGCTGATTCTTTAGAGGACGATCTTATGTCCGATAGCACTTCAGTTAATACGAGTGTTTCAACGAAAAACAACCCGTCCCATGTTGTTTCTCCtatatttactaaaattcCCCAAAGGAACTGTGTTGTGGTCCCGGTTACGGTTCATAGAAATATGGAAGCCACCTAG
- the LOC136350519 gene encoding solute carrier family 41 member 1-like isoform X1 encodes MRDKQVAMNVKNPEMFNSTNDTSAGYYSEKANEDSNQYTVPTIFSLSPDFNFKNEQNPDGKKGFDKQKSIESVLSTDTVIETSPKKEKWYSVSIQIFIPFMIAGIGTIGAGIVLGKVEEYEVFNQVGALYILVPSLLGLKGNLDMCLASRLSTQANLGNMKKKKEVLKMIIGNIGLVQVQAIVASCIVSLFAISASAIINGNFEWSHVYLLVACSILTATLSCFTLDFLLISVIFLSHRIKLNPDNLATPFAASIGDVVSLLVLSSWARLLYNIHDSHQWVMFTIVGVYIMVILPAWVLIVRKNEYTKAVLYQGWTPVLCALFISGGGGLVLDLAVDRFPGYVTFQPIINGIGGNLVSVHASRTSTMLHKTSIKGVIPPHTKQWVAPWTALLKGVFPAKTARLLLAMSIPGQIVFVLTADVISNDGALMARLPFIASYLTVSTVQLLILLYSAHLMVHTLWKFKIDPDNFAIPYLTAMGDLLGSTLLLLAFIFLESINQEYRPTA; translated from the exons ATGCGAGATAAGCAAGTAG CCATGAATGTAAAGAACCCAGAAATGTTTAATTCTACGAACGATACGAGTGCGGGGTACTACTCCGAGAAAGCAAACGAAGATTCCAACCAATATACCGTGCCGACAATTTTCAGCCTCTCACCAGACTTCAATTTTAAGAACGAGCAAAATCCCGATGGAAAGAAAG GTTTTGACAAACAGAAGTCCATAGAATCTGTACTATCTACAGACACAGTAATAGAAACGTcaccaaaaaaagaaaaatggtattCGGTCTCTATACAGATCTTCATCCCATTCATGATAGCTGGGATCGGGACCATCGGAGCGGGAATAGTTCTAGGAAAAGTAGAG GAATATGAAGTTTTCAACCAAGTAGGGGCACTATACATCCTAGTTCCTTCCTTACTAGGTCTGAAAGGCAACTTAGACATGTGTCTAGCATCTAGGCTCTCCACGCAAGCCAACTTAGGCAAtatgaaaaagaagaaagaagtGCTCAAGATGATCATTGGAAATATAGGTCTGGTTCAG GTTCAGGCAATTGTGGCTTCGTGCATCGTTTCACTATTTGCTATCAGCGCATCTGCCATTATCAATGGCAATTTTGAATGGAGCCATGTGTATCTCTTGGTGGCCTGCTCTATTTTGACGGCCACGTTGTCCTGTTTCACCTTAG atttcctGTTAATTAGCGTTATTTTTCTCTCCCATCGCATTAAGCTGAATCCAGATAATTTGGCCACTCCATTTGCTGCAAGTATTGGAGATGTGGTTTCACTTTTGGTGCTCTCTAGCTGGGCCAGGCTCCTTTACAACATTCATG ATAGTCATCAATGGGTAATGTTCACGATAGTTGGGGTATACATCATGGTGATCTTGCCTGCCTGGGTGTTGATAGtgagaaaaaatgaatacaCGAAAGCTGTGTTATATCAGGGATGGACACCAGTGCTCTGTGCATTATTCATCAGCGG AGGTGGAGGATTAGTCCTGGACCTTGCAGTAGATCGATTCCCTGGCTATGTAACATTCCAGCCAATCATAAATGGCATTGGAGGAAATCTAGTATCAGTGCATGCGAGCAGGACATCCACTATGCTTCATAAAACATCAATAAAAGGTGTTATTCCTCCCCATACTAAGCAGTGGGTGGCACCATGGACTGCTCTTTTAAAAGGAG TTTTCCCGGCCAAAACCGCAAGGCTCCTTCTGGCGATGTCAATACCAGGGCAGATAGTTTTCGTATTGACTGCTGATGTAATATCAAACGATGGGGCCCTCATGGCGCGCCTTCCTTTCATTGCGTCGTACCTCACAGTGAGCACCGTGCAGCTTCTAATCCTCCTCTACAGTGCCCATCTGATGGTTCACACcttgtggaaattcaaaatcgaTCCTGACAACTTCGCAATACCATATTTAACGGCAATGGGCGATTTATTGGGGTCTACACTTTTATTACTCGCATTCATATTTTTGGAAAGCATCAACCAGGAATACAGACCAACAGCGtaa
- the LOC136350519 gene encoding solute carrier family 41 member 1-like isoform X2 — translation MNVKNPEMFNSTNDTSAGYYSEKANEDSNQYTVPTIFSLSPDFNFKNEQNPDGKKGFDKQKSIESVLSTDTVIETSPKKEKWYSVSIQIFIPFMIAGIGTIGAGIVLGKVEEYEVFNQVGALYILVPSLLGLKGNLDMCLASRLSTQANLGNMKKKKEVLKMIIGNIGLVQVQAIVASCIVSLFAISASAIINGNFEWSHVYLLVACSILTATLSCFTLDFLLISVIFLSHRIKLNPDNLATPFAASIGDVVSLLVLSSWARLLYNIHDSHQWVMFTIVGVYIMVILPAWVLIVRKNEYTKAVLYQGWTPVLCALFISGGGGLVLDLAVDRFPGYVTFQPIINGIGGNLVSVHASRTSTMLHKTSIKGVIPPHTKQWVAPWTALLKGVFPAKTARLLLAMSIPGQIVFVLTADVISNDGALMARLPFIASYLTVSTVQLLILLYSAHLMVHTLWKFKIDPDNFAIPYLTAMGDLLGSTLLLLAFIFLESINQEYRPTA, via the exons ATGAATGTAAAGAACCCAGAAATGTTTAATTCTACGAACGATACGAGTGCGGGGTACTACTCCGAGAAAGCAAACGAAGATTCCAACCAATATACCGTGCCGACAATTTTCAGCCTCTCACCAGACTTCAATTTTAAGAACGAGCAAAATCCCGATGGAAAGAAAG GTTTTGACAAACAGAAGTCCATAGAATCTGTACTATCTACAGACACAGTAATAGAAACGTcaccaaaaaaagaaaaatggtattCGGTCTCTATACAGATCTTCATCCCATTCATGATAGCTGGGATCGGGACCATCGGAGCGGGAATAGTTCTAGGAAAAGTAGAG GAATATGAAGTTTTCAACCAAGTAGGGGCACTATACATCCTAGTTCCTTCCTTACTAGGTCTGAAAGGCAACTTAGACATGTGTCTAGCATCTAGGCTCTCCACGCAAGCCAACTTAGGCAAtatgaaaaagaagaaagaagtGCTCAAGATGATCATTGGAAATATAGGTCTGGTTCAG GTTCAGGCAATTGTGGCTTCGTGCATCGTTTCACTATTTGCTATCAGCGCATCTGCCATTATCAATGGCAATTTTGAATGGAGCCATGTGTATCTCTTGGTGGCCTGCTCTATTTTGACGGCCACGTTGTCCTGTTTCACCTTAG atttcctGTTAATTAGCGTTATTTTTCTCTCCCATCGCATTAAGCTGAATCCAGATAATTTGGCCACTCCATTTGCTGCAAGTATTGGAGATGTGGTTTCACTTTTGGTGCTCTCTAGCTGGGCCAGGCTCCTTTACAACATTCATG ATAGTCATCAATGGGTAATGTTCACGATAGTTGGGGTATACATCATGGTGATCTTGCCTGCCTGGGTGTTGATAGtgagaaaaaatgaatacaCGAAAGCTGTGTTATATCAGGGATGGACACCAGTGCTCTGTGCATTATTCATCAGCGG AGGTGGAGGATTAGTCCTGGACCTTGCAGTAGATCGATTCCCTGGCTATGTAACATTCCAGCCAATCATAAATGGCATTGGAGGAAATCTAGTATCAGTGCATGCGAGCAGGACATCCACTATGCTTCATAAAACATCAATAAAAGGTGTTATTCCTCCCCATACTAAGCAGTGGGTGGCACCATGGACTGCTCTTTTAAAAGGAG TTTTCCCGGCCAAAACCGCAAGGCTCCTTCTGGCGATGTCAATACCAGGGCAGATAGTTTTCGTATTGACTGCTGATGTAATATCAAACGATGGGGCCCTCATGGCGCGCCTTCCTTTCATTGCGTCGTACCTCACAGTGAGCACCGTGCAGCTTCTAATCCTCCTCTACAGTGCCCATCTGATGGTTCACACcttgtggaaattcaaaatcgaTCCTGACAACTTCGCAATACCATATTTAACGGCAATGGGCGATTTATTGGGGTCTACACTTTTATTACTCGCATTCATATTTTTGGAAAGCATCAACCAGGAATACAGACCAACAGCGtaa